DNA from Stenotrophomonas bentonitica:
CAACCTGATGCACAAGCTGTTCAAGCTGCGCAACTGCGAGGACAGCGTGTTCCGCAACCGTTCGCGGCCGTGCCTGCAGTACCAGATCGGTCGCTGCAGCGCGCCCTGCGTGGCGCTCGTCGCGGAAGCCGACTACGCAGAGTCGGTGCGCCGCGCGTCGCTGTTCCTGGAAGGCAAGAGCGACCAGCTCGCGCGCGAACTCGGCACCCAGATGCAGGCCGCCAGCGAGGCGCTGGAATTCGAGCAGGCCGCGCGCCTGCGCGACCTGGTCACCTCGCTGCGCAGCATGCAGACCCGCCAGTACGTCGACGGCCGCGCCGCCGACCTGGACGTGCTCGCCTGCGCCACCCAGGGCGCCAACGCCTGCGTGATGCTGCTGGCGTTCCGCGACGGGCGCAACATGGGCACGCGGCCGTTCTACCCGCGTACCAATGGCGAGGAGAGCGCCGAGGAAGTGCTGGGCGCCTTCGTGTCCCAGTACTACGCCGAACAGACCCCGCCGCGCGAGATCCTGCTCGACCGCGAGATCCCCGATGCCAGCCTGATCGAATCCGCGCTGAGTACCTCGGCCGACTACAAGGTGCAGCTGAAGTGGAACGTGCGCGGCGAGCGCGCCGGCTATGTGGAACTGGCCAGCCGCAACGCGCAGATCACCCTGGTCAGCGAGCTCACCAGTCGCAGCGCGCAGCACGCGCGCAGCGAAGACCTGCGGCAGATGCTCGGCCTGGCCGAACAGGTCAAGCGCGTGGAGTGTTTCGACATCAGCCACACCATGGGCGAGGCCACGGTGGCATCGTGCGTGGTGTTCGACGCCAGCGGCCCGGTGCGCAGCCAGTACCGTCGCTACAACATCAGCGGCATCGAGCCGGGCGATGACTACGCCGCCATGCGCCAGGCGATCGACCGCCGCTTCCGCCGCGCCGTGGAAGAAGAGGGCGTGCTGCCCGACCTGCTGCTGATCGACGGCGGCGCCGGCCAGCTCGCCCAGGCCCAGGCGGCGCTGGCCGACCTCGGCGTGGAAGGGGTGATGCTGGTGGGCGTGGCCAAGGGGGTGGAGCGGCGCGCCGGGCATGAAGCGCTGGTGCTGCCCGACGGCCGCGAGCTGCGCCCGGGTGCGGCGTCGCCAGCGCTGCAGTTCATCCAGCAGGTGCGCGACGAAGCGCACCGTTTCGCGATCACCGGCCATCGCGGTCGCCGCCAGAAGGCGCGCATGACCAGCAAGCTGGAAGACATT
Protein-coding regions in this window:
- the uvrC gene encoding excinuclease ABC subunit UvrC — translated: MTLPTAPAFDGKAFAAHLSTAPGVYRMYAADDTLLYVGKARALRNRVGSYFNGAPKTTRIMSMLSQVARMDVTVTRSEAEALLLENQLIKSLSPRYNVSLRDDKTYPHVLLTREEWPRIALHRGPRAVPGRYFGPYPGVTAVRETLNLMHKLFKLRNCEDSVFRNRSRPCLQYQIGRCSAPCVALVAEADYAESVRRASLFLEGKSDQLARELGTQMQAASEALEFEQAARLRDLVTSLRSMQTRQYVDGRAADLDVLACATQGANACVMLLAFRDGRNMGTRPFYPRTNGEESAEEVLGAFVSQYYAEQTPPREILLDREIPDASLIESALSTSADYKVQLKWNVRGERAGYVELASRNAQITLVSELTSRSAQHARSEDLRQMLGLAEQVKRVECFDISHTMGEATVASCVVFDASGPVRSQYRRYNISGIEPGDDYAAMRQAIDRRFRRAVEEEGVLPDLLLIDGGAGQLAQAQAALADLGVEGVMLVGVAKGVERRAGHEALVLPDGRELRPGAASPALQFIQQVRDEAHRFAITGHRGRRQKARMTSKLEDIPGIGPRRRASLLKHFGGLVGLKAAGEAEIAKVEGINDALAARIYANLHGLPTPPAAGE